GCATCACTGATTATATGTAATTCTATTAAAGGTAAAGAAGCTTTTCTAAGTACCAAAGATCTTTTTGTTGGACATGAACTCAATTACGAAACAGCTATAAGGTATCAGGGTCCTCTAAGAAAGCGTATCACCCCAAATTCAGACCGTGCATTATTTATTCAAGATTTGAAATCGATGCCTTATATAGCTCTTTGCAAAAAATGGTCTACTCCGCCAAGTCTAAAATTGTTATGGCAAAAATATATCTGGGGGAATCGCCAAAAAATATTATTTTGGAAATTAACGAAAGGATTTTATCACATTCACTAAAGGAGATTTACTATGTATTACTTAAACAACAATTTAAAGAATTTAGTTCGCATATTTGATCAAAACGAACGAAAAAATTATTTACGACTTGACTTAAACGAAAATCCCGGGGGACTTCCACAAGATTTTATTGATTCTATTCTGCCAGAAATAACACCTCAATTAATTGCACAATATCCTGAAACACGCCATTTTTCTGAAGTACTTGCAAAGCATCTGGATACTACACCAGAACACCTTTGCCTTGTAAACGGATCTGCTGAAGGAATTCGCTATATCATTCAGGCTTTCACTTCAGAAGGTGGAAAAATTGTCGGCGTTGTTCCGTCCTATTTCATGTTCCAGGTATATTCAGAAATGTATAACCGTTCTTTTGTAAAAGTACCTTACAATGACGACCTGTCAATGGATATTCAAAACATTATTTCCACGTTAACCCCTGATACACAATTACTTATATTACTTAACCCAAATAACCCCATGGGAAATGTATATTCAGAAACCGAATTTCAGGAAATCATTAAAGTATGTGAACAGCTTGAAATCACAATCCTTGTTGATGAAGCCTATCATTATTTTTACCCAAAAACATTCATCAAATATGCTTTTAACTCAAAACATATTCTTGTTACAAGAACCTTCTCGAAATTATTTTCAATGGCTGGTTGCCGCCTTGGATATGTCGTTGGGCATCCTGATGAAATAAAAATGGTACAGAAATTATGTACACCTCATAATACTAATGCTTTTGCTATGCTGATCGCTGAAAAAATTTTAGAGGCTCCCGGTATTTTAACTTATTTAATTGAAAACTATAATCTTGGACGCGATTATTTAGTTAAAGAATTAGATACTCACGGATATCTCCACAAAGGTGATGCTGGAAATTTCATTTTTATAAAGCCCAAAACAGATGCTGTATCTATTGTTGATAAAATGAAATCAGAAAAACAAATTTTAATAAAATCTTATTCTAATGTTGGAAACTTTGGTACCTGTCTGCGAGTTACAATTGGTGCCAGACAATATATGGAACGCTTTTTAGATGCTTTATTTGAACTAGACAATATAAATTAAAGGAGTCGCTTTTTTAATGACAAAAGTTATAACTTATGGAACTTATGATCTACTTCATTACGGTCATATCAGATTATTAGAAAGAGCAAAAGCTCTTGGCGATTATTTGATCGTTGGAGTAACATCGGATGATTTTGACAAAACACGTGGAAAAATAAATGTACAGCAGTCCCTAATGGAACGTATTGAAAACGTCCGTTCTACCGGGCTTGCTGACAAAATAATTATTGAAGAATATGAAGGGCAAAAAATTGATGATATCCAACATTACAATGTTGACATTTTTACTGTTGGTTCTGATTGGGTTGGATATTTTGACTATTTAAAAAAATATTGTAAAGTTGTCTATTTAGATCGAACAGCAGGTGTATCCAGTTCTGAGCTTCGAGCAAAAGACAGCAATTTAAAGCTTGGATTAACAGGGAACTCTACTCTTGTGGAAAAATATTTTCATGAAAGTAAATTTGTCAACGGTGCAGATGTTACAGCCATTTCAGCTTCATCCATTACTCCTGAATTAAAATCCGAAAGCAATCTAATAACGCAAGACACCTATAGTGATCTTCTTTCTTGTGTAGATGCTGTGTATATTGCCTCGCATCCAACTGAACATTATAACCATATCAGGCAGGCTTTACTTGACGGAAAACATGTTTTATGCGAATCACCAATTGCCCTTTCCGAATTAGAATGTAAAGAACTTTATCAACTGGCAACTGATAAAAATTTAATTTTAATGGATGCTATAAAAACAGCATACTCCACAGCATATAATCGTTTACTTTTACTTTTAAAATCAGGAAAAATAGGTAATATTCTTTCTGTTGAATCAACCTGTACAAGCTTAAAAAACCTAAATGCTAATCCAGTAAAAAATATTTCAAATTATTGGAATAGCATTTGTTCATGGGGCCCTACTGCCATGTTACCTATTTTTCATATTCTGGGTACAAATTGGGTTGATATAAATATCTCATCTCTTATGATGGATGAGTTTTCTACTTTTGATTTATTTACAAAAATAAATTTTACTTATCCTAACGCAGTTGCTTCGTTAAAAGTAGGAAAAGGAGTCAAATCAGAAGGTGAATTGATTATTTCCGGTACCAAAGGTTACATTTATGTACCTGCCCCTTGGTGGAAAACAGAATATTTTGAAGTACGATTTGAAAACCAAAATAACAATCGACGTTATTTTTATCAATTAGATGGAGAAGGTATACGCAATGAATTAGTAGCATTTTTAAGAGCAATCCGAAGGAATCAACTACCAAATAATCTCTCCAAAGAACTATCTATAAATATTACAAAAGTTATACAGATTTTTGAAAGTGATACGAATGTATTTCATATCACTTCTTCTGATAATTTTTGAAAAACAGGCGGATCATCAATTTTAAATTGTGACCGCCTGCTCTTTTTTATTTAATTCTTTTTTTTACTTCTTCCTCTAAAATTTTTTCATTCTTTTTCCAGTCTGCATGAACAAAATGTGGCTCTCCACAAGGAAATGTATAAAAATCATAACCATATAACTCTTCTAAAATATAAATATAGTTATTAGGTACATAATATTTATCTCCTTCAAATTCTATTTTCTTAAGAGGATAAAAATTATCTTTTGCAATTATATTCCTATCATCGCAATAACTCCAACTATCAAAGCTATATAAGCATCCCTTTGCATCCTTTTTATCGCAAACCACGTTTTTCTCTCGAAGTTTATTAAAATATTTATCAAATATCTTTGAAACTTGTACACCAATAGTCGAATCAGCATCGACACATCCTGCTTTACGAAACTCTCGGATTAACGGATTACTTTCATCTGTCAGTTCTGATTTTAACTCTCTTTTAACCCTTTGATTTCCCTCCCATTTTTCATATGTTGCTTCACTAATCCAATCGAACGGGAATACATCAATAAAAACAGGAACCGTTGAGTCTTTGTAAGTAAAACGAATCTGTTTACAAAATCCCCAAGCATCATATCTCACTGTAAGACGATATTCTTGATTATCCTTTAATATTTCTCTTAATTTATCAATATCCTCTCGAGCCATACAAGTATCTATATCGTCATCCCACGGAATAAATCCTTTATGTCTTACTGCCCCTAACAAAGTTCCCGCATAAAGCCAATAAAATAATTGATGCTCATCGCAAATCCTGACAAAAGCTTTCAGCAAATCTTTTTCGAGAAGCTGTAAATTTCTATTTACCCCCTGAGTTTTCGGTAATGCAAGAAAGAATCTCTTTTGAGCATCTACTGTAGACTCCCCATCTTTTCGATATTCTTGCCAGAACATCTGCATATCTTGTTTATGATAATGTGTAATAATTCTTTCCAAACGAGCATTCTCCTCATGCAGACGTCTCACCTCATTTGCTAAACCATCTATTTTTCCACTCATCTGATTATAAAGTTCATTTCGATGATTATAACTATTTTTTACCCCTGATTCTAAAATCTGTTTTAAGGAATCTGCTTTTTCCAATAAGTTGTTTGCTTTGTCAAAGAACTGTCTTTTTCCTACCGGAAGACGCCAATATACATAATCCCAAATTCTTCCCATATCATTTCTCCTTACTCTCAAGATTCAATACAAAATATTTTCCGCGTAAGCGCAAATCTTCTTACAATCATAATTCCTGCCGTAACCCATAACATTTTCCCAACAATCTGGATCACAAAATATTCTGCATCACTCATCCCATGAGAAATTATATATCCATACACCATTCCCCAAGGGAACATATTCAACTCCACTAAATGAAAGCATAAAACTATTAAGGAATTTTTTCCATAAAATAGTAAAATCTTTTTTATCCCAGAACAATATTTGCATAAAAACATACATATTATAATTATAACATAAGATCCTGCCAATGCCCCTGCTATATCCAAGATACCATTTTCATATGCATTATTGACCATATATAAACCTCTACTAAATATAATAGATATATACCAAACT
The sequence above is drawn from the Coprococcus comes ATCC 27758 genome and encodes:
- a CDS encoding adenylyltransferase/cytidyltransferase family protein; this encodes MTKVITYGTYDLLHYGHIRLLERAKALGDYLIVGVTSDDFDKTRGKINVQQSLMERIENVRSTGLADKIIIEEYEGQKIDDIQHYNVDIFTVGSDWVGYFDYLKKYCKVVYLDRTAGVSSSELRAKDSNLKLGLTGNSTLVEKYFHESKFVNGADVTAISASSITPELKSESNLITQDTYSDLLSCVDAVYIASHPTEHYNHIRQALLDGKHVLCESPIALSELECKELYQLATDKNLILMDAIKTAYSTAYNRLLLLLKSGKIGNILSVESTCTSLKNLNANPVKNISNYWNSICSWGPTAMLPIFHILGTNWVDINISSLMMDEFSTFDLFTKINFTYPNAVASLKVGKGVKSEGELIISGTKGYIYVPAPWWKTEYFEVRFENQNNNRRYFYQLDGEGIRNELVAFLRAIRRNQLPNNLSKELSINITKVIQIFESDTNVFHITSSDNF
- a CDS encoding LicD family protein, whose amino-acid sequence is MGRIWDYVYWRLPVGKRQFFDKANNLLEKADSLKQILESGVKNSYNHRNELYNQMSGKIDGLANEVRRLHEENARLERIITHYHKQDMQMFWQEYRKDGESTVDAQKRFFLALPKTQGVNRNLQLLEKDLLKAFVRICDEHQLFYWLYAGTLLGAVRHKGFIPWDDDIDTCMAREDIDKLREILKDNQEYRLTVRYDAWGFCKQIRFTYKDSTVPVFIDVFPFDWISEATYEKWEGNQRVKRELKSELTDESNPLIREFRKAGCVDADSTIGVQVSKIFDKYFNKLREKNVVCDKKDAKGCLYSFDSWSYCDDRNIIAKDNFYPLKKIEFEGDKYYVPNNYIYILEELYGYDFYTFPCGEPHFVHADWKKNEKILEEEVKKRIK
- a CDS encoding pyridoxal phosphate-dependent aminotransferase, with amino-acid sequence MYYLNNNLKNLVRIFDQNERKNYLRLDLNENPGGLPQDFIDSILPEITPQLIAQYPETRHFSEVLAKHLDTTPEHLCLVNGSAEGIRYIIQAFTSEGGKIVGVVPSYFMFQVYSEMYNRSFVKVPYNDDLSMDIQNIISTLTPDTQLLILLNPNNPMGNVYSETEFQEIIKVCEQLEITILVDEAYHYFYPKTFIKYAFNSKHILVTRTFSKLFSMAGCRLGYVVGHPDEIKMVQKLCTPHNTNAFAMLIAEKILEAPGILTYLIENYNLGRDYLVKELDTHGYLHKGDAGNFIFIKPKTDAVSIVDKMKSEKQILIKSYSNVGNFGTCLRVTIGARQYMERFLDALFELDNIN